Proteins encoded by one window of Cannabis sativa cultivar Pink pepper isolate KNU-18-1 chromosome 4, ASM2916894v1, whole genome shotgun sequence:
- the LOC115712712 gene encoding DELLA protein GAIP-B — protein MKREHPNQNNGSVDPSMDPSSSGTGAGKAAKIWDEDDNCCGGQPDGGMDELLAVLGYKVRSSDMAEVAQKLEQLEEAMCSVQQDNLSQLASDTVHYNPSDLSTWLESMLTELNPSPPNFDSVMVPPPPPPQSQPQRPSIIEETSYLAPAESSTITSIDFPDQRNQNSLVFEDSSSSDYDLKAIPGKAIYSNQTHFETTSSSRESKRLKPSSETYTNDVVSNQNDNSTRSVILVDSQENGIRLVHALMACAEAVQQNNFNIADALVKQINYLAMSQAGAMRKVATFFAQALARRIFRLYPENPLDHSLSEFLQMHFYETCPYLKFAHFTANQAILEAFQGKKRVHVIDFSMNQGMQWPALMQALALRPGGPPAFRLTGIGPPAPDNSDHLQEVGWKLAQLAETIHVEFEYRGFVANSLADLDASMLELRPSEVESVAVNSVFELHKLLARPGAIDKVLSVVKQMKPEIVTIVEQEANHNGPVFVDRFTEALHYYSTLFDSLEGSVNGQDKIMSEVYLGKQIANVVACEGPDRVERHETLTQWRTRMESSGFSPAHLGSNAFKQASMLLALFAGGDGYRVEENNGCLMLGWHTRPLIATSAWQLAGKRLSAAH, from the coding sequence ATGAAAAGGGAACATCCGAATCAGAACAATGGTTCTGTAGACCCTTCAATGGATCCTAGCTCAAGTGGTACAGGAGCTGGAAAAGCTGCTAAAATATGGGATGAAGATGATAACTGTTGTGGTGGACAACCAGACGGTGGTATGGATGAACTTTTAGCTGTTTTGGGTTATAAAGTTAGGTCATCTGACATGGCTGAAGTTGCTCAAAAGCTTGAACAGCTTGAAGAAGCTATGTGTAGTGTTCAACAAGATAATCTTTCACAACTTGCTTCTGATACTGTTCATTATAATCCTTCTGATTTATCGACATGGTTGGAAAGTATGCTTACAGAGCTTAATCCTTCTCCTCCTAATTTTGATTCTGTAATggtaccaccaccaccaccaccacaatCACAACCTCAAAGGCCTTCGATTATTGAAGAAACTTCTTACTTAGCTCCAGCTGAATCTTCAACCATAACTTCTATTGATTTCCCAGATCAGAGAAATCAAAACTCGTTAGTGTTTGAAGATTCATCTTCTTCAGATTACGATCTCAAAGCTATTCCAGGTAAAGCTATTTACAGTAATCAAACCCATTTTGAAACCACTTCTTCTTCAAGAGAATCAAAACGACTCAAACCCTCTTCAGAAACTTACACTAACGACGTCGTTTCAAACCAAAACGATAACTCAACTCGTTCTGTTATCCTTGTCGACTCACAAGAGAACGGAATCAGACTCGTTCATGCTTTAATGGCTTGCGCCGAAGCCGTACAGCAAAACAATTTCAACATAGCCGATGCTTTAGTGAAACAGATCAATTACTTAGCTATGTCTCAAGCCGGCGCGATGAGGAAAGTAGCTACCTTCTTCGCTCAAGCCTTGGCTCGAAGAATCTTCAGACTTTACCCAGAAAACCCATTAGACCATTCCTTATCGGAATTTCTTCAGATGCACTTTTACGAGACTTGTCCGTACCTCAAATTCGCTCATTTCACCGCGAATCAAGCTATTCTCGAAGCTTTTCAAGGCAAGAAGAGAGTTCACGTCATCGATTTCTCCATGAATCAAGGTATGCAATGGCCGGCTCTGATGCAAGCTTTGGCTCTAAGACCAGGCGGTCCACCAGCTTTCCGTTTAACCGGAATCGGACCTCCGGCACCGGATAACTCAGATCATCTACAAGAAGTGGGTTGGAAATTAGCTCAATTAGCAGAAACGATTCATGTCGAATTTGAATATCGAGGGTTTGTGGCTAACAGTTTAGCAGATCTCGATGCTTCGATGCTTGAACTCAGACCGAGTGAGGTCGAATCGGTGGCGGTTAACTCAGTATTCGAGCTTCACAAGTTGTTAGCTCGTCCTGGAGCCATAGATAAGGTTTTATCTGTGGTCAAACAAATGAAGCCGGAGATCGTCACCATTGTTGAACAGGAAGCTAACCACAACGGACCAGTCTTCGTCGACCGATTCACGGAAGCTCTTCACTATTACTCAACGCTTTTTGACTCGCTTGAAGGATCGGTCAACGGTCAAGACAAGATCATGTCGGAGGTTTATTTGGGGAAACAGATAGCGAACGTGGTCGCCTGCGAAGGACCAGACCGAGTCGAAAGACACGAGACTCTGACTCAGTGGCGAACTCGGATGGAATCGTCCGGGTTTTCTCCTGCTCACCTCGGATCCAACGCTTTCAAACAAGCCAGTATGTTGTTAGCCCTCTTCGCCGGCGGCGATGGCTACCGCGTCGAGGAGAATAACGGTTGTCTCATGTTGGGTTGGCATACGAGACCGCTCATCGCCACTTCCGCTTGGCAACTCGCAGGGAAAAGACTCAGTGCCGCTCACTGA